The segment AGAAGTATTCAGCTCGCCGTGACATCTTAACTCAGACAAATGATTTTGTTTTactcagtgcacacacacattactaACAGTGCACACACATTATTAACATCACTACAGTGCACTGCACACACCCCTAGCCGATGATGAATGCCGTAATCAGGCTGCGACTACAAAAACATCAGGATAACTCGAATTTAGGCCCCTCTTTCCTGTCGTGCGGGTCAACAGTGCCTCCCTCCCTCCATGTGTCATACGTGAAACATCACGCTCATTGAAACACTACTAATTAAAATCACCTGCGAAGAACTGTGTTGGGCTAACAAAAGGCCGAGCTTCACGTTACAGAGCACATCTGGGGCtgccgatgtgtgtgtgtgtttgaaatttTACTAGTGCTGTTACGACCTCTTTGAAGCGACACGGCGTTGAGTGACGAAACGCAGTGATGCACACCTGCACTTCACCTGCCGGAGAGAAACTAAGATGCTTCTGCAACCAAAACTCTCACAGCCATGAAAAGAGCTGTAATACTATACACCTtgtttaaaaagataaaataaaaaagaagtcaCGTACCCTATTGATTTAGTCCCAGATCCCCTGAACCCACTGAAAGTGCTCTGGCAGTAGATGTGGTTGAGTCTTAAGAGGAGTGCTGTCCATTAACACTACAATACAGTGTCAGGACTCCAATACTGTCCCAACACTCACTGCTGCTGTGAGCAGCTCTAAAGCCACGAACATTTCACTCTGGATTATGGAAATGGAGCAAGCAACCACGGTAAGATTAATGTTAAccttgatgatgatgataatgataataataataaaatctactatacattattatctttattactatatctatctatccatctataaatatctatctatccatccatccatctatatatatatatagatagatagatagatagatagatagatagtaaatGTCAAGTtcaaatagtattttttattatatatatatatatatatatatatatatatataaaatgttgaatatcACTTGCTATAAGTATCATTTTTTTTCACACTTCATGACAATTTGACAatactaaatttaattaaaaaccaCAATTCTCAAAAACGGACTCCAGCACTGTATTGAAATTAAATGACCTAacgttattatttatttctaaaactaaaactgtaaaCCTATGAAACACTAATAATTATTTGAGAACAACTGTACAAACAGTAAATGTAGTTAAATCAATTATAGATCatacaaatgtttacattttatgccGTAATGAACTTATTAAAATTGCGTACTGTTGAACTGATAGAAATTGTGGTGTTATGCTAATGCAATGCATGTTTCACACGTCATTTTAGAAGTAAAATGCGCAAATAAACACTGCTATAAACACTGCTATAAACACAGCGAAAGTTGCGGAGCATAAAAAGacgtataataatataatatgccAAAACTGTCACTGGACGTTTATAGTTTATAAAGACAGAATCACAGTACCGAACTCCCAAACTCTCTTACAACACAAACACTGTCAAAACAACAAATTAACCATCCGATAAACACTAAACAACCCGTCTGCAACTTCTCAGTGAAGTCAAACTCGTATGAAAGGCAAAAACGTGAAAAACTCACCCAAAGAAGTGAATGTATCTCATTCGCGGTGGCTAAAGTTTGGCGTGTTTACGACTCTGTGGTTTAAAAAAGCGCTAAAAACAAACGCACAGCACGCGCTGTTGATATTCCTCCGCTCGGAGTAGTGAGACGCTGCTGTCTTTAGTCAGTGTGCTGCTGTTATTACCGATGCAACTGTAAAAAAACGCCAGAGTAACACCGACTCCTGTTTGAATGCGCTCGCATGACGCGCAACGCGAAGCTTGGCTTGTTTTTTTGTATCTCGATTCAATACATCGCAACGTATCGGCCGAGTTTTGGGGGGGACTAGCTTATTAAAATGCTAGGAGGCACTTACGCGGACGTGGATGTTGTTATTTTTTGGCGTACTGCGACCCCACGTGACGTGATGTACACCTGCTGGGTAAACAATACAGTCATTAGAAGTTAACGACGTTTTTGTTAATCGGGTCTCTTAAATACACTATTAAGAAGAAACAATATTGTTCAACTGCATCATTTGTTAAAGAGATGAAGAACAGCACTGCGGAGTGCtatcctttattttatttaccagTTTTATTATAACGATCActatttttattgaattgtaattcctatttatctgtttataattcaataatacatatttatatattatttattatgaataaataaaatgaaacaaacaaacaaataaagatgaGCAATGTGGAAGAgtgttgaaaataaaaaaggaacaaCTGAGAATTATTGTGCTTTGTTGAAAAATGTTCtgtgtgctttattttttatttccttaattgtttaaaataaattctagctttattttatttatttttaaacacagcatttttatttctttttggcaTGAAATGTATCAACACTTGTTAAACTCAGGTTCATTTAAATACACCTCGAGCTGAACAACACTAGATCATTTagctatttgtttttattattattactgtgatgaaatattgtttatttgagTGATCGGTTGatgttgtgaatttttttttgcttttgaccATTAATGTGTTTGAattaatatagctctttatttgAAACACATACTGTAATGGTGAGTTATGCATCATATTTGTACTGTAACTGTGTGCCACTGCCTTGAAATGTTCATATAAATAAAACGGGGGAAATGATTTTCAGATCAAAGATTGATAATATCATAAGTCTCCCTTTGTGGATGAATTATCCCTGTCTCTGTCTGAATTAACTATCTTCATTACATGTTGTGGTAGCTAACACTTGctttattaaatatgataatgTTATAAAGGGTGGAtggtcatgttaaaaaaaaaaagttgtatatttACATTGTccatgcatatttaaataaataggaGGCATAGCAGATTTTGACTTGGTTTTATTAGAACATTTTAACTCTTCCAGTTTGTGATAATAAATATCTGTCAGATGTCTGCAGAGGTGTTAGGAATTTTTTGTTAATTGATcggaaatataatatttattgccTTCTTTTCACcacatgcatgcatttaaataaaatgtttaattaagaaaatgcataatttcatggGTTTTatcacagaagaaataaaaacgCATGCATTTTCTACATGGATTTTAGGGGAGAAAAAGTATTTTGGGAAAACTGGCATGAAACGTAAGGGTTTGCTGCCACCTACAGGAATGTTTTGGAATCCACTTTTGCTTCTCAAAGAAACAAACAGCGTGCACATATCTTTGATTAGACACTGACGCCTAGTGGCTAATTGTATTACTGCGCAAAAGTTTTCTGGAATTCACACGTCATAAGAATCTACCATTGATTAAATGActatacagtaaaacaaaaatgaacaaaaacataataaataaacaaagaaagtgtccttttttatataaatcaatGAAGTAAAAATATTTACTAGTCAGTTTTAGTCCTCCACATCCtggctacttaaaaaaaaaaaaaaaaaaacagtatattgAAATGGTCTTGTGTGACAACATGCATAATATTAAAGCAAGCTGTCACAATAGGAACCTACTGTTCACTGACTATTagtttgaaatatgaaatatctaaatgtaataaaagccATCTTAAacaatatgaatttaaaatgcaCAACTGGCTAAAAGTCTtttcaattaaatataaacagtGAAACGAATAGAAAACAATTCAAGAAACAAACggcaaaaactataaaataaaacatgagaaATAATCATTAATGAATTGGGTagattgtataaaatatattaaaaatatgataACGTGCCAAAACCTGACATGTTTTCATTATATTATCTGAATGTAATGACAGTGtggtaattattttgtttatttgcttatCCAACAGATATATAACAAAATACGACCATAGTAAAACTTCGTCTCAAGAAGTTTTTCACAAAAATTGGTCTTTATCATCTAGGTGTTTGACGTTAAAATACAAAGCCACAATCATTTAAAACTCATAGTTACTGTTTTTTATAACCCTTGAGCCAATTGCtcatgtgacaactagccccggtctcttCTACATTTCCAAACAGAAGCATTGTGTTGTTTCAGTACAGATACACATATATAATTCAAAAGCATTTATCAAAACGATCAAGTTTCCGCAGAGTTCAGCAGACGACATTAACACATCAAAGTGTCCCACGTCTACCAGATACTGGTCATCAGGAAGTAAAGTTCAGCAGCACTTACAGCTATTTTTAAGCCTGGCAAACACACAATGTTCAGCTGCAACCTGACGCTATGGCAGGTCACATTGCGAGTAAGGGTTTAAGACGGTTAGCGTTGTTCTCTCAGGATTTACCCATCCAGCATTACCCAGGCATGTCTGCGGAAGAGCTTGCACCCTCCGTGGTCTCCTTCAACCTAGAGCTTCCCAACTGTATGAACcggataatgaaaaacaaagaagaaaatgTCAAATTGGAGAAAACAGTGAACCGGATATTAGAGGGAAGCTCTGGAGATGAATCCGAGGAAGTGGAACCTGACCCTCCACCGGTAGCCGTACGAAGAAAGGTGTCATTTGCGGATGCCTTTGGTCTGGACCTGGTTTCTGTGAAGGAGTATGACAACCGGGATTCATCAGTGCTGGAGGCAAATAGTAGAGAAGCTGAGGAATTCTACATCTCTTGCCTCTTTAATATCCTAGCATTGCACCAGGAGATGGAAGTGAGACTTCAGCAGCAGAAGCTGGAGCTGGAGCGCATTGAGCTGTTCCCTGGATCCACAACAATCCGCGGCATCATCCGCGTTCTTAACCTCTGCTTCCACAAGGCCGTCTACGTCCGTGTCACTCTGGACGGCTGGCAGAGCCACTTCGACCTGCTGGCTGAGTACATGCCTGGGTCCAGCGATGGCGAGACGGACCGTTTCTCTTTTCAGCTCGTGTTGATGCCTCCGTTCCAGGTCGAAGGGTTGCGGGTAGAGTTCTGTCTGCGGTATGAAAGCGCTGTTGGAATCTTCTGGGCCAACAATGGAGGGACAAACTACATTGTCTTCTGCCACCAAAGACGAAGGAGCgatctgaaagagaaagagagtgaaaaGGAGAAGTCTGTAGAGGAGAGTAACCAAAAAGGTATCAGGAGCTGCCTTAAAACAATCAGgtggggaacacacacacacagaaaaacgtACATTCGAATCATTACTTTTACTCATGCTTAGTGTTAAGGGTTTGAACTTTGGTGTGTAACTCATCCCGGATGTGAATGATACAGTAAAGCGGATTGTTGAAGAGCTGTCGTTTAGTAAGCAGACTTAAAATTTTAGCAATGTAGATGAATGTAcactggaagtaaaaaaaaactgtctttaaAACAGGATTGTGTTGCTATGCAGGATGGTAATTGCATAGCAAAACCTTTAGTAACCACCCAAACATCCCACCAATTGCATAGCAGCACTAAAAAATATTCCGAAAACCAGCTAAAAAACAGCCTTTTACGCTTCATGGTTAAACTTTGTTAAATAGGTAAACTTGTTTTTTTGTGTAACTCAGTAAAACCAGACGTATTTGTCTAGTTGTCCAATCAAGTACTTTTTTGTTTTGACTGGAGATGATATGTTTGAACACATGGCTGGTGAGTGTGATTGAAAACCTGctaaatatttacagtaaaaagaCCTACTGGGAGGCGACACCTGCAGAAACGAGCGGTGAGGTCTCAGGTGGGTTTCATATGTGGAGATCTGGGAATAAGGAGCTTTGATTCTGAGGATAAGAGACCGAATTtgagtttgtttgcttttttccaGAACAAGTCACACCCAAGGCCAGGCATACTGAGGAGAACATAACAGAAAAAGAAGTAGGAATAAATTCCTGCAAATCCCTTAAAGACTGCTGCAAAACTCTGGTAGGGTCAATGAGTGCTCCGTCACGGTCCAGAGATAAAGGTGGGCATTTAGAGAGGTAGTTCACCAATTTGCCAGAATAAaaccagctgttttttttttttttatgaataaatatacaggttttgaacaactgGGTGAACAATCTCTTTGAATGCACAGCAGGAAGTTATTAGTAAGGATAAATTCAtgcattttgcaacattatattCCACTCAATAAGTGCCTCTCATTACAAACATGACATAATAAAGCCCTTTTGAAAACCACCTTTTCTctcttctttgtttgtttgtttttttgacaggTGGATCGTCGTAGGAAACGTCAAGCTGCTCGTTTGGCACACGTGCAGGACTACTTCACTCAGAAAGCAATGGAAACCCAGATGGGTTAtaattcaaacacaaacacaagtacCACATCCATCCCGAGGTTGAGTATACCAAGTAGAACCCATTTGCCTGTTGTCCACGACCAACAAGGATACGGCAATGACACGCCACCAATACTAATGTACCACCAGATCCCTCTGCTTTCCCTGGATTGGGGCAGTACCACAACAACACCTCCCCAAGCAAACCCTCCAGATGCCTACAGTGAAACAAGTCATCAGGAAGAAGATCACCTAGCCATGTTGGCTTCTAAGGCCTGGGAAGCTTCTCTTAATGGCACTGATACACAGGACAAAGTATGTGTCCGTCCAGAATCAGAAGTTGTAGCTTTAAGGGACAAAGTCGTAGTACCGACGGAGGAAAAGGGAGCTGAGAAAGACCACAGTCAAGAGTCCGCTGACAGGAAAGCAATGGAAACCGTAAAACCTGATCCTGTAGTAAAGCAATCAAAGGATCTGAGCATGAGTCCTTCTAGAGATCAGGTTTTGGATTACCAACTAGTGAAAGAGCCAAGGGTCACTACCCTACCATGTTCTGCCCAGGGATCTGAGCCAAAGAGGGAGGTAAGTGATTTAGAAACATCTCGTGACCGCCAAGCCCCACATCATGAGCACACAAGCGGATCTTTGGGTCAAGACACGACCAAAGCAAGCCCTGGGGACGAAACTCGAACCACGCATGATACTGAGACTCAGAATTCAGAAGCCGGAGATGGAATCTCACCTGAAGAATGCATGGGCAGCTCCGACACCTCAAAGgttaaagaaaacacacacagagcggtCAGAGACACCCTGACATTTACGGCGAGCAGGGACATGCCGCTCACAAATAGACAAGCCAAAGGATCTTCTTCAGAAAGGATGGATATAAATAAAGACGCCAGCGAGGAGCAGGTGGAAATGAGGGCATTTTGTAGAGAACTACATGAAGAGGACACGGAAAGCAGTAGAAAAGGACAAGATGAGACAACTACGGATCACAGCGCAGAAATACAGAGCGTTTCATCTTGCGAGAGGGAACCATTTAATGAGAACGAATTATGCACGTCGAACAAGATTTTTAACAAAGACTGTTCAGAGCTACTGAAAAACGAAGAGAGGCGTTTTGAGGCAAACAAAGGACTTCAAATGAAGGAGCGACTGAATGAGACGGCTGTAGGACCTGCTAGTGCTGAAGAGCTTGTAGAGGACTCCCAAGCAGTGCATGACAACTGCACAGATGGAGAAGAGAAAGAGTTTGAGAGTCATGCTACCAAATTTGTACCCGCCCACTTACCTTCCTATCCAACAGTTAGCATTCACCCATCCTGGCACCTCCTTCAAACAACAGCTGCAAGGGAAAGAGAGGTCACTTTCGCAGAGGAGGACTTTGAGCTTGGGAAGACCCTCAGAAACTATCAAGAACCACAGCGACTGGATGGAGAGGATGAACTCTCCCCGCCGTTACACAGCATTCACCTGTCCTGGGTGGATGGGAACAGCAGTAGGCTGTTTTCATGGTGGTGGGAGTTCTGCTCGCTGGGTCACATGGCCAAGGCTCTTGTGTATGCTACTCTGTTTGTGATCTTTATAATGGCGTATCTATATGACCTGCCGACCTGCATGGCCCTCTATCTGTTTTCTCTGTGCTGGTGGTGCAGCCAGGGCATGAAGCCATACCAGGGAACACGTGTtaggaaaaattgttagcctgaatgcactgtaagtcactaaatgcataaatgcataaataaataaagcagcgtCTGGACGGAGCTTTCAATGTGGACTGAGACCAGACAGAAAGCTCTTATCAAATGTATGACTCTGAAATGAAAAGTGACACAAAGTGATTCTACAGGCCCAAAATCACTTGACAATATGAGATTTAGGtggcattttagttttttttttctttctcctcacTTGTGTTCCCATTAAAAGTCCCATTTAAAACAGGAAACTTTTAATCTAATCCTAAATTCAAACTGCAAGAATAGTGGAGATGTGCTTATCTAGTTTTGTGATATAATTAAATGACAGAAACACTCACACAGATactaatttctttcatttttgagCGTTTACTTCTACCTTTTTACaagttttttaattacattttttttttggccttgtttTCCGGTAAAAATACTGAAAAGTATGATAAAATTACTACATGAGCAACAGTGCATAAGATATGAAGACttattctgattttattactgTGATTGTTGTGCTATGTGTTGCCCAAAGTCAAATTGATTGTAAAAACTTAACATATTTATCATAttgttttctcctgtttttggTTTAGTAAGGGAGAGGGGGAAGTTGcctgttcatttatttgtttctt is part of the Carassius gibelio isolate Cgi1373 ecotype wild population from Czech Republic chromosome A4, carGib1.2-hapl.c, whole genome shotgun sequence genome and harbors:
- the LOC127977507 gene encoding uncharacterized protein LOC127977507, coding for MAGHIASKGLRRLALFSQDLPIQHYPGMSAEELAPSVVSFNLELPNCMNRIMKNKEENVKLEKTVNRILEGSSGDESEEVEPDPPPVAVRRKVSFADAFGLDLVSVKEYDNRDSSVLEANSREAEEFYISCLFNILALHQEMEVRLQQQKLELERIELFPGSTTIRGIIRVLNLCFHKAVYVRVTLDGWQSHFDLLAEYMPGSSDGETDRFSFQLVLMPPFQVEGLRVEFCLRYESAVGIFWANNGGTNYIVFCHQRRRSDLKEKESEKEKSVEESNQKGIRSCLKTISKKTYWEATPAETSGEVSEQVTPKARHTEENITEKEVGINSCKSLKDCCKTLVDRRRKRQAARLAHVQDYFTQKAMETQMGYNSNTNTSTTSIPRLSIPSRTHLPVVHDQQGYGNDTPPILMYHQIPLLSLDWGSTTTTPPQANPPDAYSETSHQEEDHLAMLASKAWEASLNGTDTQDKVCVRPESEVVALRDKVVVPTEEKGAEKDHSQESADRKAMETVKPDPVVKQSKDLSMSPSRDQVLDYQLVKEPRVTTLPCSAQGSEPKREVSDLETSRDRQAPHHEHTSGSLGQDTTKASPGDETRTTHDTETQNSEAGDGISPEECMGSSDTSKVKENTHRAVRDTLTFTASRDMPLTNRQAKGSSSERMDINKDASEEQVEMRAFCRELHEEDTESSRKGQDETTTDHSAEIQSVSSCEREPFNENELCTSNKIFNKDCSELLKNEERRFEANKGLQMKERLNETAVGPASAEELVEDSQAVHDNCTDGEEKEFESHATKFVPAHLPSYPTVSIHPSWHLLQTTAAREREVTFAEEDFELGKTLRNYQEPQRLDGEDELSPPLHSIHLSWVDGNSSRLFSWWWEFCSLGHMAKALVYATLFVIFIMAYLYDLPTCMALYLFSLCWWCSQGMKPYQGTRVRKNC